The proteins below come from a single Oxyura jamaicensis isolate SHBP4307 breed ruddy duck chromosome 1, BPBGC_Ojam_1.0, whole genome shotgun sequence genomic window:
- the RCBTB1 gene encoding RCC1 and BTB domain-containing protein 1 isoform X2, protein MLQPTDRRNFMRYSNIMVDVGKWPIFTLLSPQEIASIRKACVFGTSANEAIYITHNDEVFVFGLNCSNCLGTGDNQSTIVPKKLEALCGKKISSLSYGSGPHVVLCTEDGEVYAWGHNGYSQLGNGATNQGITPVQVCTNLLIKRVVEVACGSHHSMALSSDGDLYAWGYNNCGQVGSGSTANQPTPRRVSNCLQGKMVVAIACGQTSSMAVVNNGEVYGWGYNGNGQLGLGNNGNQLTPCRVAALHGVCILQIACGYAHTLALTDEGLLYAWGANTYGQLGTGNKSNQLSPLQIMMEKERVVEIAACHSAHISAARTQSGQVYMWGQCRGQSVVLPHLTHFACTDDVFACFATPAVMWRLLSVEHEDFLTVAESLRREFDSPETSDLKFRVDGKYIHVHKAVLKIRCEHFRTMFQSYWNEDMKEVLEIDQFSYPVYRAFLEYLYTDCVDLPPEDAIGLLDLATSYCENRLKKLCQHIIKRGITVENAFSLLSAAVRYDAEDLEEFCFKFCVNHLTEVTQTTAFWQMDGPLLKEFIAKASKCGAFKN, encoded by the exons AAACTTCATGAGATACAGTAACATCATGGTGGATGTGGGAAAGTGGCCAATATTTACCTTACTGTCACCTCAAGAAATAGCATCTATTCGGAAAGCATGCGTATTTGGTACATCAGCCAACGAAGCTATATACATAACGCACAACGACGAG gtgtttgtttttggacTGAACTGCAGTAATTGCTTGGGAACTGGAGATAATCAGAGCACGATAGTACCAAAGAAATTAGAAGCCTTATGTGGAAAGAAGATTTCCAGTCTCAGTTACGGGAGTGGACCACATGTTGTACTTTGCACTGAAG ATGGTGAAGTATATGCGTGGGGACATAATGGTTACAGCCAGCTTGGGAATGGCGCAACCAACCAGGGCATTACTCCTGTTCAAGTCTGCACAAATCTGTTAATAAAGAGGGTGGTGGAAGTAGCTTGTGGCTCTCATCATTCCATGGCGTTATCCTCTGATGGGGAT CTATATGCTTGGGGCTATAACAACTGTGGTCAAGTTGGATCTGGATCTACAGCAAACCAGCCAACTCCTCGTAGAGTTTCAAACTGTTTACAGGGTAAAATGGTAGTTGCCATTGCTTGTGGTCAGACCTCCTCCATGGCTGTAGTAAACAATGGTGAG GTTTATGGCTGGGGTTACAATGGTAATGGTCAGCTAGGTCTTGGAAACAATGGCAACCAGCTAACACCGTGCAGAGTGGCAGCATTACATGGTGTGTGTATACTGCAG ATTGCCTGCGGCTACGCGCACACACTAGCACTAACAGATGAGGGTTTGCTCTATGCCTGGGGAGCTAACACTTACGGGCAGCTGGGAACTGGCAATAAAAGTAACCAGCTAAGTCCACTGCAGATCatgatggaaaaagaaag GGTTGTGGAGATCGCAGCCTGCCACTCTGCTCACATTTCGGCTGCCAGGACCCAGAGTGGCCAGGTGTACATGTGGGGCCAATGCCGCGGCCAGTCTGTGGTCCTTCCCCACCTCACTCACTTTGCCTGCACTGACGAtgtgtttgcttgctttgctaCCCCTGCCGTTATGTGGCGTCTTCTGTCAGTAG AGCATGAAGACTTTTTAACAGTAGCAGAGTCTCTGAGGAGGGAATTTGACAGCCCAGAAACCTCAGACCTAAAGTTCCGTGTAGATGGGAAGTACATCCACGTTCAcaaagctgttctgaaaatcAG GTGCGAACACTTCAGAACCATGTTCCAGTCATACTGGAATGAGGATATGAAGGAAGTGTTAGAAATCGACCAGTTTTCTTACCCTGTGTATCGTGCCTTTCTTGAGTACTTGTACACAGACTGTGTTGACCTTCCGCCTGAAGACGCGATAG GACTTCTGGATTTGGCTACTTCGTACTgtgaaaacagactgaaaaaactGTGTCAACATATTATCAAGAGAGGAATTACtgtggaaaatgctttttcattgctctctgctgctgtcagataCGATGCAGAG gaCTTAGAGGaattctgctttaaattttgTGTCAATCATTTGACAGAAGTGACACAAACTACAGCATTTTGGCAAATGGATGGTCCCCTGCTCAAGGAATTCATTGCTAAAGCCAGTAAATGTGGAGCCTTTAAGAACTGA
- the RCBTB1 gene encoding RCC1 and BTB domain-containing protein 1 isoform X1, with protein sequence MRYSNIMVDVGKWPIFTLLSPQEIASIRKACVFGTSANEAIYITHNDEVFVFGLNCSNCLGTGDNQSTIVPKKLEALCGKKISSLSYGSGPHVVLCTEDGEVYAWGHNGYSQLGNGATNQGITPVQVCTNLLIKRVVEVACGSHHSMALSSDGDLYAWGYNNCGQVGSGSTANQPTPRRVSNCLQGKMVVAIACGQTSSMAVVNNGEVYGWGYNGNGQLGLGNNGNQLTPCRVAALHGVCILQIACGYAHTLALTDEGLLYAWGANTYGQLGTGNKSNQLSPLQIMMEKERVVEIAACHSAHISAARTQSGQVYMWGQCRGQSVVLPHLTHFACTDDVFACFATPAVMWRLLSVEHEDFLTVAESLRREFDSPETSDLKFRVDGKYIHVHKAVLKIRCEHFRTMFQSYWNEDMKEVLEIDQFSYPVYRAFLEYLYTDCVDLPPEDAIGLLDLATSYCENRLKKLCQHIIKRGITVENAFSLLSAAVRYDAEDLEEFCFKFCVNHLTEVTQTTAFWQMDGPLLKEFIAKASKCGAFKN encoded by the exons ATGAGATACAGTAACATCATGGTGGATGTGGGAAAGTGGCCAATATTTACCTTACTGTCACCTCAAGAAATAGCATCTATTCGGAAAGCATGCGTATTTGGTACATCAGCCAACGAAGCTATATACATAACGCACAACGACGAG gtgtttgtttttggacTGAACTGCAGTAATTGCTTGGGAACTGGAGATAATCAGAGCACGATAGTACCAAAGAAATTAGAAGCCTTATGTGGAAAGAAGATTTCCAGTCTCAGTTACGGGAGTGGACCACATGTTGTACTTTGCACTGAAG ATGGTGAAGTATATGCGTGGGGACATAATGGTTACAGCCAGCTTGGGAATGGCGCAACCAACCAGGGCATTACTCCTGTTCAAGTCTGCACAAATCTGTTAATAAAGAGGGTGGTGGAAGTAGCTTGTGGCTCTCATCATTCCATGGCGTTATCCTCTGATGGGGAT CTATATGCTTGGGGCTATAACAACTGTGGTCAAGTTGGATCTGGATCTACAGCAAACCAGCCAACTCCTCGTAGAGTTTCAAACTGTTTACAGGGTAAAATGGTAGTTGCCATTGCTTGTGGTCAGACCTCCTCCATGGCTGTAGTAAACAATGGTGAG GTTTATGGCTGGGGTTACAATGGTAATGGTCAGCTAGGTCTTGGAAACAATGGCAACCAGCTAACACCGTGCAGAGTGGCAGCATTACATGGTGTGTGTATACTGCAG ATTGCCTGCGGCTACGCGCACACACTAGCACTAACAGATGAGGGTTTGCTCTATGCCTGGGGAGCTAACACTTACGGGCAGCTGGGAACTGGCAATAAAAGTAACCAGCTAAGTCCACTGCAGATCatgatggaaaaagaaag GGTTGTGGAGATCGCAGCCTGCCACTCTGCTCACATTTCGGCTGCCAGGACCCAGAGTGGCCAGGTGTACATGTGGGGCCAATGCCGCGGCCAGTCTGTGGTCCTTCCCCACCTCACTCACTTTGCCTGCACTGACGAtgtgtttgcttgctttgctaCCCCTGCCGTTATGTGGCGTCTTCTGTCAGTAG AGCATGAAGACTTTTTAACAGTAGCAGAGTCTCTGAGGAGGGAATTTGACAGCCCAGAAACCTCAGACCTAAAGTTCCGTGTAGATGGGAAGTACATCCACGTTCAcaaagctgttctgaaaatcAG GTGCGAACACTTCAGAACCATGTTCCAGTCATACTGGAATGAGGATATGAAGGAAGTGTTAGAAATCGACCAGTTTTCTTACCCTGTGTATCGTGCCTTTCTTGAGTACTTGTACACAGACTGTGTTGACCTTCCGCCTGAAGACGCGATAG GACTTCTGGATTTGGCTACTTCGTACTgtgaaaacagactgaaaaaactGTGTCAACATATTATCAAGAGAGGAATTACtgtggaaaatgctttttcattgctctctgctgctgtcagataCGATGCAGAG gaCTTAGAGGaattctgctttaaattttgTGTCAATCATTTGACAGAAGTGACACAAACTACAGCATTTTGGCAAATGGATGGTCCCCTGCTCAAGGAATTCATTGCTAAAGCCAGTAAATGTGGAGCCTTTAAGAACTGA